From the Leptolyngbya sp. O-77 genome, one window contains:
- a CDS encoding AAA family ATPase, which yields MHRPQRIAIVGTSGTGKTTLAQQVGRQLGITHVELDALHWEPNWTAAPPEVFRARVAEALTGDRWVVDGNYSSVRDLVWGRADTIVWLDYPFGLVLWRSLRRAIWRSTSGIELWSGNRETWRQTFFSHDSILLWVLRTYHRRRREYPLLFSQPEYAHLRVVRVRSPQETRSWLIGLAGDGISDGISDGVIDG from the coding sequence ATGCACCGCCCTCAGCGGATTGCAATTGTCGGTACGAGCGGCACCGGCAAAACCACGCTGGCGCAGCAAGTGGGACGACAACTCGGCATTACCCATGTTGAGCTAGATGCGCTGCACTGGGAACCGAACTGGACTGCTGCGCCACCGGAGGTGTTTCGGGCGCGGGTCGCTGAAGCGCTGACGGGCGATCGCTGGGTGGTTGATGGCAACTACAGCAGCGTCCGCGATCTGGTTTGGGGGCGGGCCGATACTATCGTGTGGCTGGACTATCCGTTTGGGCTGGTGCTGTGGCGATCGCTCCGGCGGGCAATTTGGCGCAGCACTTCGGGCATAGAACTCTGGAGCGGTAACCGCGAAACCTGGCGGCAAACCTTTTTCAGCCACGACTCCATTTTGCTGTGGGTGCTGCGAACCTATCATCGGCGGCGACGCGAGTATCCGCTGCTGTTTTCTCAGCCAGAATACGCCCACCTCAGGGTGGTGAGAGTGCGATCGCCCCAAGAGACCAGAAGTTGGTTAATCGGGTTAGCAGGTGACGGAATCAGTGACGGAATCAGTGACGGCGTAATAGATGGATGA
- a CDS encoding EAL domain-containing protein — protein sequence MAKILVIEDDLTIRTALLKMLSAENYEAIAAPEGQTGLNLAKAHQPDLILCDIMMPGCDGYEVLTQLQQNPATAGIPFIFLTAKADRQDIRQGMAMGADDYLTKPFTRQELIEAIATRLSKHASIKQPYIEEMKQAVDRLNQIAYRDPATQLANRILFHHRLQEHLESAKGLVALLLLKLNATMPDGTPLDEAMTETLAAVMTETLAAVMSGRLRKAIPQEAAIARLNSNTFGVFQSVAHRRDAATLAQTLLSSLNEPCLIDNYTLHPKLCIGITLALDNGVTASEITEHARLAVQTAHRQPSRYQFYSLEVDARNRQRVWVLQHLEKAIAEEELYLLYQPQVNLISGRIIGAEALLRWQHPDVGTVHPAQFLAVAEETDWIEKIGEWVLQTACACAVRWKEAGHPSMKLSVNLSARQFRKLDLPRAIAQATTQTGFDPQLLVLDITEATLHENRGVEGKTMQELQQLGVNLALDDFGTGYSSLCHLRQLPLDCVKIDRTFVADLGEHEEALSIAKAIVAIAQALQTRAIAEGVETDAQLNLLRQIGCYAAQGIRFSPPLSASDLQQLLQTNPRLWKNAQAV from the coding sequence ATGGCCAAAATTTTAGTCATCGAGGATGACTTGACGATCCGCACGGCGCTGCTCAAAATGCTGAGTGCAGAAAATTACGAGGCGATCGCCGCCCCAGAAGGTCAAACCGGGTTAAACCTGGCCAAGGCACACCAGCCAGACTTGATCCTGTGCGACATCATGATGCCTGGTTGCGATGGCTATGAGGTGCTGACCCAGCTCCAGCAAAATCCTGCAACGGCGGGCATTCCGTTTATCTTCCTCACGGCCAAGGCAGACCGTCAGGACATCCGCCAGGGCATGGCGATGGGCGCAGACGACTATCTCACCAAGCCTTTTACCCGACAAGAGTTGATCGAGGCGATCGCCACGCGGCTGAGCAAACACGCCAGCATCAAGCAACCCTATATTGAGGAAATGAAGCAGGCCGTCGATCGGCTTAACCAGATTGCCTATCGCGACCCCGCGACCCAACTCGCCAACCGCATCCTGTTTCACCATCGCCTTCAGGAGCATCTGGAATCGGCAAAGGGGTTGGTGGCGCTGCTGCTGCTCAAGCTCAACGCCACGATGCCCGACGGCACGCCGCTGGACGAGGCAATGACAGAAACCCTGGCCGCAGTAATGACAGAAACCCTGGCCGCGGTGATGTCAGGCCGCTTGCGTAAGGCAATTCCCCAAGAAGCGGCGATCGCCCGGCTAAATAGCAACACCTTTGGCGTGTTTCAGTCCGTTGCCCACCGCCGCGATGCTGCCACGCTAGCCCAAACCCTGCTCAGCAGCCTGAATGAACCCTGCTTGATCGATAACTACACCCTGCATCCCAAGCTTTGCATTGGCATTACCCTCGCCCTCGACAACGGAGTCACTGCCAGTGAGATAACCGAACACGCCCGGCTGGCGGTGCAAACGGCCCATCGGCAGCCCAGCCGCTACCAGTTTTATAGCCTGGAAGTGGATGCCCGGAACAGGCAGCGGGTTTGGGTGCTTCAGCATCTCGAAAAGGCGATCGCAGAGGAGGAACTGTACCTGCTCTACCAACCGCAGGTAAACCTGATCAGCGGCCGCATCATCGGCGCAGAGGCGCTGCTGCGCTGGCAGCACCCGGATGTGGGAACGGTACACCCAGCCCAATTTCTTGCGGTTGCAGAAGAAACGGATTGGATCGAGAAAATTGGCGAGTGGGTACTGCAAACGGCCTGCGCCTGCGCCGTGCGGTGGAAAGAGGCCGGACATCCCAGCATGAAGCTGTCGGTCAACCTATCAGCGCGTCAGTTTCGCAAGCTCGACCTGCCAAGGGCGATCGCCCAGGCGACGACACAAACCGGGTTCGACCCGCAGCTTTTGGTGCTGGACATCACCGAGGCAACGTTACACGAAAATCGAGGGGTCGAAGGAAAAACCATGCAGGAACTTCAGCAATTAGGGGTTAACCTGGCCCTGGATGACTTTGGCACAGGTTATTCCTCGCTTTGTCATCTCCGACAACTGCCCCTCGACTGCGTGAAAATCGATCGCACCTTTGTCGCTGATTTGGGAGAACACGAGGAGGCGCTGTCTATTGCAAAAGCGATTGTGGCGATCGCCCAGGCTTTACAAACGCGGGCGATCGCTGAAGGGGTAGAAACCGACGCTCAGCTTAACCTGCTGCGGCAAATCGGCTGCTACGCCGCGCAGGGCATCCGCTTCAGTCCACCGCTCTCGGCTAGCGATCTTCAGCAATTGCTCCAAACCAACCCACGCCTATGGAAAAACGCGCAAGCAGTCTAG
- a CDS encoding cupin domain-containing protein, which produces MHIDPEQVPAKTGTVYPEPFKARLAGRIKRRLGDAAGLKNFGVNLVTLEPGAMSALRHWHQRQDEFVYVLAGEVVLMTDAGEQVLKAGMAAGFPAGEANGHHLVNRSTAPATYLEVGDRTPDDEITYPEDDLVAGAGEAGWVFFHKDGQPY; this is translated from the coding sequence ATGCACATCGACCCTGAGCAGGTTCCTGCAAAAACTGGAACCGTCTATCCAGAGCCGTTTAAGGCGCGGCTGGCAGGTCGCATCAAGCGCCGCTTGGGAGATGCGGCTGGGCTAAAAAACTTCGGGGTGAACCTGGTGACGCTAGAGCCGGGGGCGATGTCGGCGCTGCGCCACTGGCATCAGCGCCAGGATGAGTTTGTATATGTGCTGGCGGGCGAGGTGGTGCTGATGACCGACGCGGGTGAACAAGTGCTGAAGGCAGGCATGGCGGCGGGGTTTCCGGCAGGTGAAGCAAATGGGCATCATTTGGTGAACCGCTCGACGGCCCCGGCCACGTATCTCGAAGTGGGCGATCGCACGCCAGACGACGAAATTACCTATCCAGAGGATGATCTGGTCGCTGGAGCAGGAGAGGCAGGCTGGGTGTTTTTCCATAAGGATGGACAGCCCTACTGA
- a CDS encoding sensor histidine kinase: MQADLPNSLFQTLQDPDARCNLLQSVVLHANDSIVITEAEPLDAPGPQIVFVNEAFCRMTGYRPEEVIGKTPRILQGPKTDRAALARLKDSLRRWQPVLVELLNYRKDGSEFWVEISLVPVANADGWYTHWIAIQRETSDRKATGSRLLKTLQKERELNDLRSHFVTMTSHEFRTPLTAILTAAEMLEYYGRHWTEDDRLEQLRLIQVMVHRLTQMLDHMLLLHRADAGDLKPAPVWFDPEAFCKALVSECQAESNHSHHWKILNHLTEQRVYLDQTLLRQVLLSVLSNAVKYSPAYSCITLEMSDRPGEIEFCIRDEGIGLDPQDQPRLGDLFYRGSNVGTIPGAGLGLAITKRCLDLCGGKIRFENLPERGIQVAIALPCPKASQSSS; this comes from the coding sequence GTGCAAGCTGATTTACCAAACTCTCTATTTCAAACGCTGCAAGATCCGGATGCTCGGTGCAATCTGCTGCAATCGGTCGTGCTTCATGCCAACGATTCGATTGTGATTACCGAGGCAGAACCGCTCGATGCGCCCGGCCCGCAAATTGTGTTTGTCAATGAGGCCTTTTGTAGAATGACGGGCTATCGCCCTGAAGAGGTGATTGGCAAAACGCCACGCATCTTGCAGGGGCCCAAGACCGATCGGGCCGCCCTTGCCCGCTTAAAGGACTCGCTGCGGCGGTGGCAGCCCGTCCTGGTGGAACTGCTGAACTATCGCAAAGACGGCAGCGAGTTTTGGGTTGAAATTAGCCTCGTGCCGGTGGCCAATGCCGACGGCTGGTACACTCACTGGATTGCAATTCAGCGGGAGACGAGCGATCGCAAAGCGACTGGAAGCAGACTGCTGAAAACGCTGCAAAAAGAGCGAGAACTCAACGACCTGCGATCGCACTTTGTCACCATGACATCCCACGAGTTTCGCACGCCGCTGACGGCGATTTTGACGGCGGCAGAAATGCTGGAATACTACGGTCGTCACTGGACAGAGGACGATCGGCTAGAGCAACTGCGGCTGATCCAGGTGATGGTGCATCGCCTGACGCAAATGCTAGACCATATGCTGCTGCTACATCGGGCAGATGCTGGCGACCTGAAACCTGCACCCGTTTGGTTTGACCCAGAAGCCTTTTGCAAGGCGCTGGTAAGTGAATGTCAGGCGGAGAGCAATCACAGTCATCACTGGAAAATCCTTAACCACTTGACCGAGCAAAGGGTTTACCTGGATCAAACGCTGCTGCGGCAGGTGTTGCTCAGTGTGTTGTCAAATGCGGTCAAATATTCCCCTGCCTATAGTTGCATCACGCTAGAAATGAGCGATCGCCCTGGAGAGATAGAGTTTTGTATCCGAGATGAGGGCATTGGGCTAGATCCGCAAGACCAGCCCCGACTAGGCGACCTGTTCTATCGCGGCAGCAATGTTGGCACAATTCCCGGTGCTGGGTTGGGGCTGGCAATCACCAAACGCTGTCTGGATCTGTGCGGTGGCAAAATTCGCTTTGAAAATTTGCCTGAGCGAGGAATTCAGGTGGCGATCGCCTTGCCCTGCCCCAAAGCATCACAATCCAGTTCATAA
- the crtR gene encoding beta-carotene hydroxylase, with protein sequence MSEAVKPLTTATVPRELLGPPGKFNPTLLIFMLAVVLATLSVCGYWRWHWLGWVCFVLNVVALHLVGTVIHDASHNVAHRNRVVNAVLGHGSALMLGFSFPVFTRVHMQHHANVNDPENDPDHFVSTGGPLWLIAARFFYHEIFFFRRRLWRKYELLEWFLARLAVALLIYYAVQYGFLSYLMNFWFSPALVVGLALGLFFDYLPHRPFQERNRWKNARVYPGALLNVLIMGQNYHLIHHLWPSIPWYNYQAAYYATRPLLDAKGCHQSLGLLKAKDFLNFLYDLFLGIRFHHGAAHASEASKAPEGRGSVLTDSAQDRDLSEGEDLSESPPLVITPR encoded by the coding sequence ATGTCGGAGGCCGTTAAGCCCCTGACAACCGCGACCGTCCCGAGAGAGCTTCTCGGCCCACCCGGCAAATTCAACCCAACCCTGCTCATTTTTATGCTTGCAGTGGTTTTGGCAACGCTTTCGGTCTGTGGGTATTGGCGCTGGCATTGGTTGGGGTGGGTGTGCTTTGTGCTAAACGTCGTAGCGCTGCACCTGGTGGGAACCGTGATTCACGATGCATCACACAACGTCGCACATCGAAATCGCGTAGTGAACGCTGTGCTGGGCCACGGCAGCGCTCTTATGCTGGGATTTTCGTTCCCAGTTTTTACGCGAGTGCATATGCAGCACCATGCAAACGTAAACGATCCAGAAAATGACCCCGACCATTTTGTGTCTACGGGTGGGCCGCTATGGCTAATTGCTGCGCGGTTCTTCTATCACGAGATTTTCTTCTTTAGGCGGAGGCTCTGGCGCAAGTACGAGCTTCTGGAGTGGTTTTTAGCCCGCCTTGCCGTCGCGCTGCTGATCTATTACGCAGTGCAGTACGGGTTTCTGAGCTATCTGATGAATTTTTGGTTTTCCCCGGCTCTGGTTGTGGGGCTGGCGCTGGGTTTGTTCTTTGATTATCTGCCTCATCGTCCGTTTCAGGAGCGCAACCGCTGGAAGAATGCGCGAGTTTATCCTGGAGCGCTGCTGAATGTGCTGATCATGGGGCAGAACTATCACCTGATTCATCACCTCTGGCCCTCGATTCCTTGGTATAACTACCAGGCGGCGTATTATGCAACTCGGCCGCTGCTGGATGCGAAGGGCTGTCACCAGTCCCTCGGGCTGCTAAAGGCGAAGGACTTCTTGAACTTTTTGTATGACCTGTTTTTGGGGATTCGGTTTCATCATGGGGCAGCCCATGCCAGTGAGGCTTCCAAGGCTCCTGAAGGCAGAGGCTCTGTATTAACTGACTCCGCTCAGGATCGGGATCTGAGCGAAGGTGAGGATCTTTCGGAAAGTCCGCCCCTGGTTATCACGCCTCGCTAG
- a CDS encoding Fe2+-dependent dioxygenase: MILCLDAVLTAEELQTISTALQSASFADGKTTAGWYAKQVKHNTQLEAGKIAETVRSLILAALRRNALFQMAAYPKVIRPPLISRYEAGMSYGTHVDNALMGGSALLSGDSQQTDLMRTDLSLTLFLNSPDDYDGGELVIEDTLGHHPFKLPAGAMVLYPATTLHRVEPVTRGVRLVAVTWVQSLVRDAGDRELLFELDTARQSLFRQHGKTPEFDQITKCHANLLRRWVEI; this comes from the coding sequence ATGATCCTTTGCCTTGATGCCGTATTGACCGCTGAAGAGCTACAAACCATCTCTACTGCGTTGCAGTCAGCTTCTTTTGCAGATGGGAAAACGACTGCTGGCTGGTATGCCAAACAGGTCAAGCACAATACTCAACTCGAAGCGGGAAAAATTGCAGAAACCGTGCGATCGCTCATTTTGGCAGCATTACGGCGCAACGCCCTGTTTCAAATGGCCGCCTATCCGAAAGTCATTCGTCCGCCGCTGATCAGCCGCTATGAAGCTGGCATGAGCTACGGCACGCACGTAGACAATGCCCTGATGGGTGGGAGCGCCCTTTTATCCGGTGATTCTCAACAAACAGACCTGATGCGAACGGATCTGTCACTTACGCTATTTCTCAACTCGCCAGACGATTATGACGGTGGAGAACTGGTCATCGAAGATACGCTGGGGCATCACCCGTTTAAGCTGCCAGCAGGCGCAATGGTGCTATATCCCGCCACCACGCTGCACCGGGTAGAACCTGTAACACGCGGTGTGCGGCTAGTCGCTGTAACCTGGGTGCAAAGCCTGGTCAGAGATGCGGGCGATCGCGAGCTGCTGTTTGAGCTAGATACCGCCCGCCAATCCCTGTTTCGGCAGCATGGCAAAACGCCCGAATTTGACCAGATTACGAAATGCCACGCCAACCTGCTGCGCCGCTGGGTCGAGATCTGA
- a CDS encoding ribonuclease R family protein — MDFSIASLLSNFPDDKLVAPKALEKKLNCEDDASLRRLQIALDALEKIGILVKERGKYRRVFEEDVVEGKLRCSSKGFCFAIQDVEGSEDIYIRESQLNTAWNGDRVLVRVTKEGSRRRSPEGEVRLILERSNASVLARVKKTEDGQYRALPLDDRLLFELELVPDGEPLEEAVDQLVHVEIARYPLGQHPPIGRVVQILGSDAQAASDIDIVCCKHDLPRGFSEAVLEAAKALPTKLRKTDLKKRLDLREQLTVTIDGPDHPHSPAIDDALSVEKVGDDEWRLGIHIADVSYYVAARSPVDLEAQKRGTSVFLGELVVPMLPEHLHRCCSLLPGEDRLAISVLVTLNAAGEVQDFEIQPSVVRVDQHLDYQQAQAVLLRDDPEAAAEARYPLPSAKELKHLEPVFELVDNLFAISQAVAAQRLARGAFDLNLPESIFPDEHNPELGKFLSTNFQYDDEGELGAMVVSSLLPARTIVTELMLLANQLVALHLQCLQVPAIYRVHRTPDPSDVQELVKLVNNMDIEYQLEDEEVVHPRDYQRLTQQFAESHAERVLTYLLLETLKPAVYSTTPGTHFGLALDNGYTHFTSPLRRYPDLLVHRVLHAVFEHGRDRKSTRSKDKVNLFSSECHGAIDWKVLPPEVHDELEEYFNSIVNHLTEREKLAQEAESDLEGLKKAEYMQERTGETFHGLITGVQSYGFFVEIEELLVEGLVHVSSLKDDWYEYRSRQQKLVGRKNRKQYRLGDRVEVQVKSVDYYRQQIDLVAVGGGSEATDDDEEDLLETEADLLEAEDLSAEEE; from the coding sequence ATGGACTTTTCGATCGCCTCACTACTTTCCAACTTCCCAGACGACAAGCTGGTCGCTCCCAAGGCTCTAGAAAAAAAGCTGAACTGTGAAGACGATGCCAGCCTCCGCCGTTTGCAAATTGCGCTGGATGCCCTGGAGAAAATCGGCATTTTGGTGAAGGAGCGGGGCAAATATCGCCGCGTCTTTGAGGAGGACGTGGTGGAAGGGAAGCTGCGCTGCTCTAGCAAGGGCTTTTGCTTTGCAATTCAGGACGTTGAAGGGTCGGAGGATATCTACATTCGCGAGAGCCAGTTGAATACTGCCTGGAATGGCGATCGCGTCTTGGTGCGCGTGACCAAAGAGGGCAGCCGCCGCCGCAGCCCAGAGGGCGAAGTGCGGCTGATTTTGGAACGCTCTAATGCCTCCGTGCTGGCACGGGTAAAAAAAACCGAGGACGGGCAGTATCGTGCTCTACCGCTGGATGATCGCCTCCTGTTTGAGCTAGAGCTAGTGCCCGACGGCGAGCCGCTGGAGGAAGCGGTCGATCAACTGGTGCATGTAGAAATTGCCCGCTATCCGCTGGGGCAGCATCCGCCTATTGGCCGCGTTGTCCAAATCCTTGGCAGCGATGCCCAGGCGGCCTCAGATATCGACATCGTGTGCTGCAAGCATGACCTGCCGCGCGGGTTTTCCGAAGCCGTGCTGGAGGCAGCCAAGGCGCTCCCGACCAAGCTCCGTAAGACAGACTTAAAAAAGCGGCTGGATTTGCGGGAACAACTGACCGTTACCATCGACGGGCCCGACCATCCCCATAGCCCGGCCATCGATGATGCCCTGAGTGTGGAAAAAGTGGGCGACGATGAGTGGCGCTTGGGGATACACATTGCCGACGTGTCGTATTACGTAGCAGCGCGATCGCCCGTCGATCTGGAAGCCCAAAAGCGGGGCACGTCGGTCTTCCTAGGAGAATTGGTCGTGCCCATGCTGCCGGAGCATCTGCATCGCTGCTGTTCGCTGCTGCCCGGTGAAGACCGTCTGGCCATTTCGGTACTGGTGACGCTGAACGCCGCAGGCGAGGTGCAGGATTTCGAGATTCAGCCCAGCGTGGTGCGGGTGGATCAGCATCTGGACTACCAGCAGGCCCAAGCGGTGCTGCTGCGCGACGACCCAGAAGCCGCCGCCGAAGCCCGCTACCCGTTGCCCTCTGCCAAAGAGCTAAAGCATCTGGAACCCGTATTTGAACTGGTGGACAATCTGTTTGCCATTAGTCAGGCCGTGGCGGCGCAGCGACTAGCGCGGGGTGCGTTTGACCTGAACTTGCCAGAGAGCATCTTCCCCGATGAACACAATCCCGAACTGGGCAAGTTCCTCTCCACCAACTTTCAATACGACGACGAGGGCGAATTGGGGGCAATGGTGGTGTCGTCGCTGCTGCCCGCCCGCACGATCGTCACGGAACTAATGCTGCTGGCGAACCAACTGGTGGCGCTGCATTTGCAATGTCTCCAGGTGCCCGCCATCTACCGAGTTCACCGCACGCCTGACCCGTCGGACGTGCAGGAACTGGTGAAGCTGGTAAACAATATGGACATCGAATACCAGCTTGAAGACGAAGAGGTGGTGCATCCCCGCGACTATCAGCGGCTGACGCAGCAATTTGCCGAGTCTCACGCTGAGCGCGTTCTGACCTATCTGCTGCTGGAGACGCTGAAGCCTGCGGTCTATAGCACAACCCCTGGTACACACTTTGGGCTGGCGCTGGACAACGGTTATACCCATTTCACCTCACCGCTGCGCCGCTATCCTGACCTGCTGGTGCATCGGGTATTGCACGCGGTGTTTGAGCATGGGCGCGATCGCAAATCTACCCGCTCGAAGGATAAAGTAAACCTGTTCAGCAGCGAATGCCACGGCGCAATCGACTGGAAGGTGCTGCCGCCGGAGGTTCACGACGAGCTAGAGGAATATTTCAACAGCATCGTCAATCACCTCACCGAGCGCGAAAAGCTGGCGCAAGAGGCAGAATCTGACCTGGAAGGGCTGAAAAAAGCCGAATATATGCAGGAGCGTACCGGCGAAACCTTCCACGGGCTGATTACAGGCGTGCAGTCTTACGGGTTCTTTGTGGAAATCGAGGAACTGCTGGTAGAAGGGCTGGTTCACGTTAGCTCACTGAAAGACGACTGGTATGAGTACCGCTCGCGCCAGCAAAAGCTGGTCGGCCGCAAGAACCGCAAGCAGTATCGCCTGGGCGATCGCGTCGAGGTGCAGGTGAAGAGCGTGGATTACTACCGTCAGCAAATTGACCTGGTGGCTGTGGGCGGTGGCAGTGAGGCCACCGATGACGACGAGGAGGATCTGCTGGAAACTGAAGCCGACCTGCTGGAGGCAGAGGATCTATCCGCGGAGGAAGAGTAG
- a CDS encoding Fe(3+) ABC transporter substrate-binding protein, whose protein sequence is MGKMTRRVFIATGSALAATTVGQLGRRATAQQSRGVVNLYSSRHYDTDDSLYQSFAEATGFRVNLVEAEADQLIERIKSEGANSPADVLLTVDAGRLWRAQQEGILQPIRSRTLEAAIPSYLREPDGHWFGLSKRARVLYYSKERVNPADLSTYEDLTNAKWRGKVLTRSSTNVYSQSLTGSILHVHGPRETESWVRGLVANFARPPEGNDTAQIKAVAAGLGDIAIANTYYFARLVKSTDPADQDVVNKVGIFFPNQRDRGTHINISGAGVLKNAKNREAAVRFIEHLASRQAQEIFAKGNNEYPVLSGVALDSVVEGFGSFKEDELNAAIFGRNNAEALRIMDRGGWK, encoded by the coding sequence ATGGGAAAAATGACCCGGCGAGTGTTTATCGCCACTGGTAGTGCCTTGGCCGCCACGACCGTTGGGCAACTGGGTCGCCGTGCCACAGCCCAACAAAGCCGAGGCGTTGTAAATCTTTACTCATCTCGCCACTATGACACCGATGACAGCCTCTACCAGAGCTTTGCTGAGGCGACGGGCTTTCGGGTCAATTTGGTTGAAGCCGAGGCTGACCAACTGATCGAGCGCATCAAGAGCGAAGGCGCAAATAGCCCGGCGGATGTTCTGCTTACGGTAGACGCAGGCCGGCTCTGGCGAGCGCAGCAGGAAGGTATTTTGCAGCCCATTCGGTCGAGGACGCTAGAAGCAGCAATTCCCAGCTATCTGCGAGAGCCAGACGGCCATTGGTTTGGGCTGAGCAAGCGAGCGCGAGTTTTGTACTACAGCAAGGAGCGTGTGAATCCGGCTGATCTTTCCACTTACGAAGACCTAACCAACGCTAAGTGGCGCGGCAAGGTGTTGACGCGCTCTTCGACCAATGTCTATAGCCAGTCGCTTACGGGGTCAATTCTGCATGTCCACGGCCCGCGGGAAACTGAGTCCTGGGTGCGGGGGCTGGTGGCAAACTTTGCCCGTCCGCCAGAAGGCAACGACACGGCTCAGATCAAGGCAGTTGCAGCGGGGCTGGGCGACATTGCGATCGCCAACACCTATTACTTTGCCCGTCTGGTGAAATCCACCGACCCTGCCGACCAGGACGTGGTGAATAAGGTGGGTATTTTCTTCCCCAACCAGCGCGATCGCGGCACCCATATCAATATCAGCGGCGCGGGCGTGCTGAAAAACGCGAAGAACCGCGAAGCTGCGGTGCGTTTCATTGAGCATTTGGCCAGTCGCCAGGCTCAGGAGATTTTTGCCAAGGGCAATAACGAGTATCCGGTGCTGTCTGGTGTGGCGCTTGATTCTGTGGTGGAGGGCTTTGGCTCTTTTAAGGAAGACGAGCTAAATGCGGCGATCTTTGGGCGCAACAACGCCGAGGCACTGCGGATTATGGATCGGGGCGGCTGGAAATAG
- the phoU gene encoding phosphate signaling complex protein PhoU, whose product MDVSKTTRANFERQIRGLQRDVLRMGALVEHSCLLARKAMFERDLDAARQIAIQDKQIDQFYRQIEQDCVKLMALQSPVTQDLRLLSALMQLVRDLERIGDYAKDLGEVAIKLFPYPTHPCMGQIQIMSDRARAMLAMSLAALSNLDAESGLDVKHRDDAVDSDYEEVYDLLAHQTNVQGVIEPYVLMVLAIRYLERMADHATNIGKRVAYVVTGKR is encoded by the coding sequence TTGGATGTTTCAAAAACGACGCGAGCAAATTTTGAACGACAGATTCGCGGGCTACAGCGCGACGTGCTTCGCATGGGCGCCCTTGTAGAGCATTCCTGTCTGCTGGCCCGCAAGGCAATGTTTGAGCGCGATCTGGATGCCGCTCGACAGATCGCCATTCAAGACAAGCAAATCGACCAGTTCTATCGTCAGATTGAGCAGGATTGCGTCAAGCTGATGGCGCTTCAGTCGCCGGTCACACAAGACCTGAGGCTGCTGAGTGCGCTGATGCAACTGGTGCGAGATTTAGAGCGCATTGGCGACTATGCTAAAGATCTCGGTGAGGTGGCCATTAAGCTATTCCCCTACCCCACCCATCCGTGCATGGGGCAAATCCAGATCATGTCTGATCGGGCGAGGGCAATGCTGGCGATGAGCCTGGCGGCGCTGTCGAATCTAGATGCAGAGTCTGGGCTAGATGTAAAGCATCGAGATGATGCGGTGGATTCTGACTACGAAGAGGTGTATGACCTGCTAGCACACCAAACCAATGTGCAGGGTGTGATTGAACCCTATGTGCTGATGGTGCTGGCGATTCGCTATTTGGAGCGAATGGCAGATCACGCGACCAATATTGGCAAGCGGGTCGCCTATGTGGTGACAGGAAAACGCTGA